AATATCAACGGTTTGCCGTAAAAACGGTTCACTCGACATGCTCAATGCACGTTCTGTTATGGACCTTAACGGTCCCGTTCAAGGAACCTCTAAAAACGGACAGCTTGCCGGTTTTTAGAGATTCCCTACCTTGAAGCTACCTGGGGAATCATTCCCCAGGTTAATAAACTCACATCATGCACTACGTTGCAACTATCATTAGCGATGCTTTAACGATTACGCGCCACGCTGTAACAACATAGACTTAATGTGACCAATCGCTTGGGTTGGGTTAAGACCTTTAGGACAAACACTGACACAATTCATGATGCTATGGCAGCGGAAAACACTGAAAGCGTCGTCCAGATCATCCAATCGTGCTGATGTTTCGGTATCACGGCTATCTATCAAGAAGCGATAGGCAGCCAGCAGCCCTGCCGGACCGACAAACTTATCGGGATTCCACCAGAATGACGGGCAAGAGGTTGAACAACAAGCACATAAGATGCACTCGTACAGACCATCCAGCTTTTCGCGTTGTTCAGGCGATTGTAAATGCTCACGCGCTGGCGGATTTTTGCCATCATTTAAGAGATAAGGCTTAATTTTCTCGTACTGAGTATAAAACTGCCCCATGTCGACGACTAAATCCCGCACCA
The window above is part of the Yersinia massiliensis genome. Proteins encoded here:
- a CDS encoding succinate dehydrogenase iron-sulfur subunit, coding for MKLEFSIYRYNPDVDNAPHMQDYTLEAEEGRDMMLLDALIQLKETDPTLSFRRSCREGVCGSDGLNMNGKNGLACITPISALQKGNKKIVIRPLPGLPVVRDLVVDMGQFYTQYEKIKPYLLNDGKNPPAREHLQSPEQREKLDGLYECILCACCSTSCPSFWWNPDKFVGPAGLLAAYRFLIDSRDTETSARLDDLDDAFSVFRCHSIMNCVSVCPKGLNPTQAIGHIKSMLLQRGA